In the Aneurinibacillus soli genome, one interval contains:
- the sigI gene encoding RNA polymerase sigma-I factor: MLLTLFLGKWRRKSQTPRENDNQHLYQLIERIHQGEDEWRNELLEQYRPFIGTAVSKVCKRYIHQSQDEEFSIGLEAFNEAITGYSVEKGSSFLSFADLVIRRRVIDFIRKNRQRISMVSLDESADPQAPEYNVWDVQAAVERHQLEQEAEYRREEIFHYRERLQQFEIELEDLPDYTPQHADARINMIHIARIIAEKPELRQSFLEKKKIPVKYLLQYITFSRKTVERNRNYIVAITVLFIEDYQYLRSYIQTEDIEGKGEPRDEEGHRAQAAGSLLDCDDAGRGIS; this comes from the coding sequence GTGTTACTCACGCTTTTCCTGGGGAAATGGCGCCGAAAATCACAAACTCCCAGGGAGAATGACAACCAGCATCTGTATCAATTAATTGAACGAATACACCAGGGAGAGGATGAGTGGCGCAATGAGCTTCTGGAGCAGTATCGGCCCTTTATCGGCACAGCTGTTTCCAAAGTATGCAAGCGATACATTCATCAGTCACAAGATGAGGAATTCAGCATTGGACTTGAAGCATTCAATGAAGCGATTACCGGGTATTCCGTAGAGAAAGGAAGCTCGTTCTTGTCTTTCGCTGATCTGGTTATCCGTCGTCGTGTGATTGATTTTATTCGGAAAAACAGGCAGCGAATATCGATGGTGTCGCTTGATGAATCGGCAGACCCACAAGCTCCTGAATATAATGTATGGGACGTGCAGGCAGCGGTAGAGCGGCATCAGCTTGAGCAGGAGGCTGAGTATCGGCGGGAAGAAATCTTTCATTACCGCGAACGGTTGCAGCAGTTCGAGATCGAACTCGAAGATCTACCGGACTATACACCGCAGCATGCAGACGCCCGCATCAATATGATCCACATTGCTCGCATAATTGCCGAGAAACCGGAACTCCGGCAGTCCTTTCTGGAGAAGAAAAAAATCCCGGTTAAGTATCTCCTGCAATACATCACCTTCTCGCGCAAGACCGTAGAACGGAACCGCAATTATATTGTGGCCATTACTGTACTTTTTATTGAGGATTATCAGTATTTACGCTCCTACATTCAGACAGAGGATATAGAGGGAAAGGGGGAGCCGCGCGATGAAGAAGGGCATCGTGCTCAAGCGGCAGGATCATTACTGGATTGTGATGACGCCGGACGGGGGATTTCATAG
- the sufC gene encoding Fe-S cluster assembly ATPase SufC: MAGTPHLQINDLRVAIDDKQILKGLNLEIKGGEVHAIMGPNGTGKSTLASSIMGHPKYTVTGGSVILDGEDVLDMEVDERARKGLFLAMQYPSEISGVTNADFLRSAINARQEEGKEISLIKFIRQMDKQMEALEMDSSFSQRYVNEGFSGGEKKRNEILQMSMIKPRIAILDEIDSGLDIDALKVVARGVNELRSPEMGVLMITHYQRLLNYIKPDFIHVMMQGRIVKSGGPELALKLEENGYDWIKEELGIQDETVDAEA, translated from the coding sequence ATGGCAGGAACACCGCATTTACAGATAAACGACTTACGCGTCGCAATTGACGATAAACAAATTCTAAAAGGATTGAACCTTGAGATTAAGGGTGGCGAAGTACATGCCATTATGGGGCCGAACGGAACGGGTAAATCGACACTTGCCTCCTCCATCATGGGCCATCCGAAATATACAGTCACAGGCGGCTCCGTTATTCTTGACGGTGAAGACGTACTGGACATGGAAGTGGACGAGCGTGCACGTAAGGGACTGTTCCTTGCGATGCAGTATCCGAGTGAGATTAGTGGCGTAACGAATGCTGACTTCCTCCGTAGTGCCATTAACGCACGCCAGGAAGAAGGCAAAGAGATCTCCCTGATCAAGTTCATTCGCCAGATGGATAAGCAGATGGAAGCGCTTGAGATGGATTCTTCTTTCTCGCAGCGCTATGTAAATGAAGGCTTCTCTGGTGGGGAGAAGAAACGTAATGAAATTCTCCAGATGTCGATGATCAAGCCGCGGATCGCGATTCTTGATGAGATTGATTCTGGTCTTGATATTGATGCTTTGAAAGTAGTAGCTCGTGGCGTAAACGAACTGCGCAGCCCGGAGATGGGTGTGCTGATGATTACCCATTACCAGCGCCTGCTTAACTACATTAAGCCTGACTTCATTCATGTAATGATGCAAGGACGTATCGTGAAATCAGGTGGTCCGGAGCTTGCACTCAAGCTTGAAGAAAACGGCTATGACTGGATTAAAGAAGAGCTTGGCATTCAGGATGAAACTGTAGACGCAGAAGCGTAA
- a CDS encoding DUF2553 family protein, whose protein sequence is MSDVNRVDITDKVRGEVTEDCIVLTLNGQEIGQLPFNSADCCMNAGYAIDQQRIFRMDVADTVYHSSYVDGCDMGWC, encoded by the coding sequence ATGTCAGATGTGAATCGTGTTGACATCACCGATAAAGTGCGTGGTGAAGTAACGGAAGACTGTATTGTACTAACACTCAATGGCCAGGAAATTGGCCAGCTTCCGTTCAATTCAGCTGACTGTTGTATGAACGCAGGTTATGCAATCGATCAGCAACGTATTTTTCGGATGGATGTGGCAGATACGGTGTATCATTCAAGCTATGTGGACGGGTGTGACATGGGGTGGTGCTAG
- a CDS encoding glycerol-3-phosphate dehydrogenase/oxidase, with the protein MAQTFSGRKRTEQLAAMNGHVYDMIIIGGGITGAGIALDATTRGMNVAVFEMQDFAAGTSSRSTKLVHGGLRYLKQFEVKMVAEVGKERAIVYENGPHVTTPEWMLLPMHKGGTFGPFSTSIGLRVYDFLAGVKRSERRSMLSVEQTLVKEPLVKQDGLKGGGYYVEYRTDDARLTIEVMKEAVHRGAAAVNYAKVDAFIYDEAGKVNGVRVIDLLTGTEYEVHAKRIVNAAGPWVDTLREKDGSRTGKKLQLSKGVHIVIDQSRFPLKQAIYFDTPDGRMVFAIPRDGKAYVGTTDTFYKEDAVHPKMTVADRKYVIDAINYMFPSVKITEDDVESSWAGVRPLIYEEGKSASEISRKDEIWQSASGLITIAGGKLTGYRKMAELVVDLVANLLKQEGQGSYKACSTKHMSISGGAVGGSAGFPAFVQRKADEGVGHGLTREQAQHLAHMYGSNVDHLYDIIAKRGAEAQGAGLALDVFAQLVYAIEQEMVVKPVDFFIRRTGALFFTIGWVRAWKTPVIAYMAQYLGWSNTEEQMYTDELEQRLTEAVVPVDLPQ; encoded by the coding sequence ATGGCCCAAACATTTTCTGGACGAAAACGTACTGAACAATTGGCTGCAATGAATGGACACGTATATGACATGATCATAATCGGCGGTGGGATTACAGGTGCCGGGATTGCGCTGGATGCGACGACGCGTGGGATGAATGTTGCGGTATTTGAGATGCAGGATTTCGCAGCGGGCACATCAAGCCGCTCCACGAAGCTTGTGCATGGTGGATTGCGGTACCTGAAACAGTTCGAAGTGAAAATGGTGGCGGAAGTCGGAAAAGAACGAGCGATTGTGTATGAGAATGGACCGCACGTCACAACACCGGAGTGGATGCTTCTTCCCATGCACAAAGGCGGCACATTTGGACCGTTCAGTACATCAATCGGCCTGCGTGTGTATGACTTCCTCGCCGGAGTAAAACGTTCCGAGCGACGTTCGATGCTGAGTGTAGAGCAGACGCTTGTGAAAGAGCCGCTTGTGAAACAGGATGGTCTTAAAGGCGGCGGCTATTATGTGGAATACCGGACCGATGATGCGCGTCTGACGATTGAAGTGATGAAAGAAGCTGTGCACCGTGGTGCTGCGGCGGTTAATTACGCGAAAGTGGATGCGTTCATTTATGATGAAGCAGGCAAAGTAAACGGGGTACGCGTCATTGATTTGCTGACAGGTACGGAATACGAAGTACACGCGAAAAGAATCGTCAATGCAGCTGGTCCGTGGGTCGATACCCTGCGGGAGAAGGATGGCTCTAGAACAGGCAAGAAGCTGCAATTATCGAAAGGCGTGCACATTGTTATCGACCAGTCGCGCTTTCCGCTGAAGCAGGCGATTTACTTCGATACACCGGACGGACGCATGGTATTTGCGATTCCACGCGATGGGAAGGCGTATGTGGGAACAACAGATACGTTTTATAAGGAGGACGCGGTACATCCAAAAATGACGGTTGCGGACCGTAAGTATGTCATTGATGCGATTAACTATATGTTCCCGAGTGTAAAGATTACGGAAGACGATGTTGAATCAAGCTGGGCTGGTGTTCGCCCACTTATTTATGAGGAAGGAAAATCCGCTTCTGAGATCTCGCGCAAAGATGAAATCTGGCAGTCTGCATCTGGTCTCATTACGATTGCAGGCGGCAAGCTGACAGGCTACCGCAAGATGGCCGAGTTAGTCGTGGACCTGGTGGCGAACTTGCTGAAGCAAGAAGGGCAAGGCAGCTACAAGGCGTGCAGTACGAAGCATATGTCGATTTCCGGCGGTGCTGTCGGCGGCTCGGCAGGGTTTCCGGCATTTGTGCAGCGGAAGGCAGATGAAGGAGTGGGGCATGGTCTAACACGTGAGCAGGCACAGCATCTGGCGCACATGTACGGCTCAAACGTTGACCATCTATATGACATCATCGCCAAGCGTGGAGCAGAAGCGCAAGGAGCAGGGCTTGCGCTTGATGTATTTGCGCAGCTTGTATATGCGATCGAACAGGAAATGGTCGTGAAGCCGGTTGATTTCTTTATTCGTCGTACAGGTGCATTGTTCTTTACTATTGGCTGGGTGAGGGCATGGAAAACCCCGGTCATCGCGTATATGGCCCAATATCTCGGCTGGAGCAATACGGAGGAGCAGATGTACACAGATGAGCTTGAGCAGCGCCTGACAGAGGCTGTCGTTCCGGTCGATCTACCACAATGA
- the sufD gene encoding Fe-S cluster assembly protein SufD, which translates to MSVETNVRFDKESMARFFQGEPEWVAQLREAGYADYQQLPLPKLEKTKLDKWNVDQFVPYKEEASVASVEELPQVVKDLLEENNPNVLVQKHSSVTCTQFDAALKEQGVLFMPLTQAVREHSDLVKKYLFASGVEKHKVSALHQALWNGGVFVYIPKNVEVKQPLQIVVWGEDEEVALMPHVLIVADTNSQVTVVENVLGADYKQPVVYNSMVEVFAQGGAKVQYASVRSLAENVTDYTYRRAITENDARVEWLFGDMNNGNTVSNTTTILKGNGSSTAAKSVAVGTGNQKENFTVRVLHLGTHTDSNILSRGVMTEESTAIFNGITEMKKGAEKSNGEQAENLLMIGERARGDANPILLIDEDDVMAGHAASVGPVSPLQVYYLMSRGIGRREAERLIINGFLAPVTDRLPLESMQKRLGAIIERKLS; encoded by the coding sequence ATGAGCGTAGAAACGAACGTGCGATTCGATAAGGAAAGCATGGCACGTTTTTTCCAGGGAGAGCCGGAATGGGTAGCACAGCTTCGCGAAGCTGGATATGCCGACTATCAGCAGTTGCCCCTGCCGAAGCTGGAGAAAACGAAGCTTGATAAATGGAACGTAGATCAATTCGTTCCCTATAAAGAGGAAGCATCTGTCGCTTCTGTAGAAGAACTTCCACAGGTTGTCAAAGACCTGCTTGAAGAAAACAATCCGAACGTACTCGTACAGAAGCACTCCAGTGTGACTTGTACACAGTTCGACGCTGCACTCAAAGAACAGGGTGTTCTGTTCATGCCGTTAACACAGGCAGTGCGCGAACATAGTGATCTTGTGAAGAAGTACCTGTTTGCAAGCGGAGTTGAGAAACATAAAGTATCTGCGTTACATCAGGCGCTCTGGAACGGTGGCGTATTCGTCTACATACCGAAAAATGTAGAAGTAAAACAGCCGTTGCAGATCGTTGTGTGGGGTGAGGATGAGGAAGTGGCACTCATGCCGCATGTCCTGATCGTAGCTGATACGAATAGCCAGGTAACGGTTGTCGAAAATGTACTTGGTGCTGATTATAAGCAGCCCGTTGTATACAACAGCATGGTGGAAGTATTCGCGCAGGGCGGAGCAAAAGTTCAGTATGCATCTGTTCGTTCCTTAGCGGAAAATGTAACGGATTATACGTACCGCCGTGCTATTACGGAGAACGATGCGCGTGTTGAATGGCTGTTCGGGGATATGAACAACGGCAACACTGTATCGAATACAACGACAATTCTCAAAGGAAATGGTTCTTCCACAGCTGCCAAATCGGTTGCAGTCGGAACCGGTAATCAGAAAGAAAACTTCACTGTTCGCGTACTTCACCTTGGCACGCATACAGACAGTAATATTCTTTCGCGTGGGGTTATGACGGAAGAATCAACCGCTATTTTCAATGGTATCACCGAGATGAAAAAGGGTGCTGAGAAGTCAAATGGCGAACAGGCAGAAAACTTGCTCATGATCGGCGAACGTGCACGTGGCGATGCCAATCCAATTCTCCTTATCGATGAAGATGATGTAATGGCAGGTCACGCAGCTTCCGTCGGCCCGGTCAGCCCACTTCAAGTGTACTACCTGATGTCCCGAGGAATCGGACGTCGTGAAGCAGAACGCCTTATCATTAATGGATTCCTCGCACCAGTAACAGACAGACTGCCACTTGAGAGCATGCAGAAGCGTCTTGGGGCGATCATTGAAAGGAAGCTGTCGTAA
- the sufB gene encoding Fe-S cluster assembly protein SufB has product MSKKAPELSSEYQYGFHDKDISVFRAKKGLTKEIVEEISRIKGEEQWMLDFRMKSLEIFESLAMPQWGGDLTELDFNSITYYVKPSEKQGRDWSEVPEEIKNTFDRLGIPEAEQKYLAGVSAQYESEVVYHNMQEDLEKMGVIFCDMDSAVREHPEIVKQYFSKVIPPTDNKFAALNSAVWSGGSFIYVPPGIKCETPLQAYFRINSENMGQFERTLIIADEDSFVHYVEGCTAPIYGTDSLHSAVVEIIVKKGARCRYTTIQNWSSNVYNLVTKRAVAEEDATMEWIDGNIGSKLTMKYPAVVMTGPRAKGVVISIAVAGKGQHQDAGAKMVHLAPDCSSTIISKSISKHGGKVTYRGLSSFGRKSEGSKSNIKCDTIILDKLSTSDTIPYNEILNNNITLEHEATVSKVSEEQLFYLMSRGLKEEEATQMIIMGFIEPFTKELPMEYAVEMNRLIQFEMEGSIG; this is encoded by the coding sequence ATGAGTAAAAAAGCACCTGAATTATCTTCAGAGTATCAATATGGGTTTCATGATAAAGATATCTCCGTATTCCGTGCGAAAAAGGGATTGACAAAGGAAATCGTCGAAGAAATCTCTCGGATTAAAGGCGAAGAACAGTGGATGCTCGACTTCCGCATGAAATCCCTTGAGATTTTTGAGAGCCTTGCGATGCCACAGTGGGGCGGAGATTTGACAGAACTTGATTTTAACAGCATTACGTACTACGTGAAGCCGTCCGAGAAACAGGGACGTGACTGGAGCGAAGTACCGGAAGAAATCAAGAATACATTCGATCGTCTGGGCATTCCGGAAGCGGAGCAGAAATACCTTGCAGGTGTATCTGCCCAGTACGAATCTGAAGTTGTGTACCACAATATGCAGGAAGACCTCGAAAAAATGGGGGTTATTTTCTGCGATATGGATTCGGCTGTTCGTGAGCATCCAGAGATCGTTAAGCAATACTTCAGTAAAGTAATTCCACCAACCGATAACAAGTTTGCTGCATTGAACAGCGCCGTTTGGTCAGGTGGAAGCTTTATTTATGTACCGCCGGGCATCAAATGCGAAACACCGCTGCAAGCATACTTCCGCATTAACTCCGAGAACATGGGGCAGTTCGAGCGTACGTTGATTATTGCAGACGAAGACAGCTTCGTACACTATGTAGAAGGCTGTACAGCACCAATCTACGGTACCGATTCTCTCCACAGTGCGGTTGTTGAGATCATCGTGAAGAAAGGTGCCCGTTGCCGTTATACAACGATCCAGAACTGGTCATCGAACGTTTACAACCTCGTTACGAAGCGTGCGGTTGCAGAAGAAGATGCGACCATGGAGTGGATTGATGGTAACATCGGCAGCAAGCTGACGATGAAATATCCAGCTGTTGTCATGACTGGCCCACGTGCGAAAGGTGTCGTAATCTCCATCGCCGTAGCAGGTAAAGGTCAGCATCAGGATGCGGGAGCCAAAATGGTTCACTTAGCACCGGATTGCAGCTCGACTATCATATCAAAAAGTATTAGTAAGCATGGTGGGAAAGTAACATACCGTGGACTTTCTAGCTTTGGCCGCAAATCGGAAGGGTCTAAGTCTAACATCAAATGTGATACGATTATTCTCGATAAGTTGTCTACATCGGATACGATTCCATACAACGAAATTTTGAATAATAATATTACACTTGAGCATGAAGCAACTGTTTCGAAAGTAAGCGAAGAGCAACTCTTCTATTTGATGAGCCGTGGTCTTAAAGAAGAGGAAGCGACTCAGATGATTATCATGGGCTTCATCGAACCGTTTACGAAAGAACTTCCGATGGAATATGCGGTAGAGATGAACCGTTTGATCCAGTTCGAAATGGAAGGTAGTATCGGATAA
- a CDS encoding cysteine desulfurase — protein sequence MNAKEIRELFPILNQQVNGHPLVYLDSAATSQKPVQVIEAIDRYYREYNSNVHRGVHTLGTLATDGYEGAREKVRGFINAKETAEIIFTRGTTTGVNFVAQGYARNFIKEGDEIVITQVEHHSNFIPWQQIAKQTGATLKFIPLAEDGTITVEAAEQTITANTKLVALGYVSNVLGSINPVKEVAAIAHRHGAVIFVDAAQAAPHIKVDVQDIDCDFLAFSGHKMAGPTGIGVLYGKRKWLEKMEPVEFGGEMIDFVDLYDSTWKELPWKFEGGTPIIAGAIGLGAAIDFIESIGLDAIREHEHKLVQYAMDQLSTIEGLTIYGPKERSGLVTFTMQEAHPHDIATVLDTEGIAVRAGHHCCQPLMKWLNVSSTARASFYVYNTEEDVDALVKGLIKTKEYFGNVFS from the coding sequence ATGAATGCCAAAGAGATTCGTGAACTGTTTCCCATTCTAAACCAGCAGGTAAACGGACATCCGCTTGTTTATCTCGACAGTGCGGCTACTTCCCAGAAGCCGGTTCAGGTCATTGAAGCGATCGACCGTTATTATCGTGAATATAACTCCAACGTTCACCGGGGTGTCCATACATTGGGCACACTGGCGACGGACGGATATGAGGGAGCGCGGGAAAAGGTCCGCGGCTTCATTAATGCGAAGGAAACAGCCGAGATCATCTTCACACGCGGCACCACAACAGGTGTAAACTTCGTGGCGCAGGGCTATGCCCGTAACTTCATCAAAGAAGGTGACGAAATCGTCATCACCCAGGTGGAGCACCACAGTAACTTCATTCCATGGCAGCAAATTGCGAAGCAAACAGGGGCCACGCTGAAATTTATCCCGCTTGCGGAAGACGGAACGATTACGGTAGAAGCGGCAGAACAGACCATTACAGCGAATACGAAGCTCGTCGCGCTGGGCTACGTGTCCAACGTACTCGGTTCAATCAACCCGGTGAAGGAAGTTGCGGCGATCGCACACCGCCACGGCGCTGTGATATTTGTAGATGCTGCACAGGCAGCTCCGCATATCAAAGTCGATGTACAAGATATCGACTGCGACTTCCTCGCATTTTCTGGCCACAAAATGGCAGGTCCGACAGGCATCGGTGTTCTGTACGGCAAGCGCAAATGGCTGGAGAAAATGGAGCCGGTTGAATTTGGCGGCGAGATGATCGACTTCGTTGATTTATACGATTCAACATGGAAGGAACTTCCGTGGAAATTCGAAGGTGGCACACCGATCATCGCGGGTGCGATTGGACTCGGTGCCGCGATTGACTTCATCGAATCGATTGGTTTAGATGCAATCCGCGAGCATGAGCACAAGCTTGTACAATATGCGATGGATCAGTTGAGCACGATTGAAGGTCTTACGATTTATGGGCCAAAAGAACGGAGCGGTCTCGTAACGTTCACGATGCAGGAAGCCCATCCACATGATATTGCAACAGTACTCGACACAGAAGGAATTGCCGTGCGTGCCGGACACCACTGCTGCCAACCACTCATGAAATGGCTGAACGTATCGTCGACAGCCCGCGCCAGCTTCTATGTGTATAACACGGAAGAAGACGTGGACGCGCTCGTGAAAGGGCTAATTAAAACAAAGGAGTACTTTGGCAATGTCTTCTCTTGA
- the glpK gene encoding glycerol kinase GlpK translates to METYILSLDQGTTSSRAILFNKKGSVVHVAQREFTQHFPQPGWVEHNANEIWGSILSVISSCLSEAGVKPEQIAGIGITNQRETTVVWDKHTGNPIYNAIVWQSRQTSGICDTLKEQGLNDTFRAKTGLLIDAYFSGTKVKWILDHVEGAREKAEAGDLLFGTIDTWLIWKLSGGQVHVTDYSNASRTLMYNIHELKWDEELLNILTVPKSMLPDVRPSSEIYGYTSDDFFFGHRVPIAGAAGDQQAALFGQACYEEGMAKNTYGTGCFMLMNTGEKAVASEHGLLTTIAWGLNGKVEYALEGSIFVAGSAIQWLRDGLRMLKNASDSEDYAARVESTEGVYVVPAFVGLGTPYWDSDVRGAMFGLTRGTSKEHFIRAVLESLAYQTKDVLMAMEADSGISLKTLRVDGGAVKNNFLMQFQSDMLSVPVERPDVNETTALGAAYLAGLAVGYWQDTAEISRQWNRERCFTPEMAEATRDRLYEGWKKAVRAAMAFK, encoded by the coding sequence ATGGAAACATACATCTTATCACTCGATCAAGGGACAACAAGCTCTCGTGCGATTTTATTTAATAAAAAAGGGAGCGTTGTGCATGTGGCACAGCGCGAATTCACCCAGCACTTCCCACAGCCAGGCTGGGTAGAGCACAACGCGAACGAAATCTGGGGCTCGATCCTGTCTGTGATTAGTTCTTGCCTGTCTGAAGCAGGTGTCAAACCGGAGCAGATCGCGGGTATCGGCATCACAAACCAGCGAGAAACGACGGTTGTATGGGACAAACATACAGGCAATCCAATATACAATGCTATCGTATGGCAGTCCCGCCAGACGAGCGGCATTTGTGATACGTTGAAAGAGCAAGGATTAAATGATACATTCCGTGCGAAAACAGGCCTGTTGATTGATGCGTATTTCTCAGGTACAAAGGTGAAATGGATTCTTGATCATGTCGAGGGAGCAAGAGAGAAAGCAGAAGCAGGCGATTTGCTGTTTGGTACAATCGACACATGGCTGATCTGGAAGCTGTCTGGCGGCCAGGTGCATGTCACCGACTATTCAAATGCATCCCGCACGTTGATGTACAACATTCATGAATTGAAATGGGACGAGGAGCTGCTCAATATTTTGACCGTTCCAAAATCGATGCTGCCGGATGTGCGCCCTTCCTCTGAAATATATGGGTATACATCGGATGATTTCTTCTTCGGCCATCGGGTGCCGATCGCAGGGGCAGCTGGTGATCAGCAGGCTGCACTGTTCGGACAGGCGTGCTACGAAGAGGGGATGGCGAAAAACACATACGGAACAGGCTGCTTCATGTTGATGAACACAGGCGAGAAAGCTGTTGCCTCTGAACATGGTCTGCTGACAACGATTGCCTGGGGCTTGAATGGAAAAGTCGAGTATGCGTTGGAAGGTAGTATTTTTGTGGCAGGATCTGCGATTCAGTGGCTGCGCGATGGCCTGCGCATGCTGAAAAACGCATCGGACAGCGAAGACTACGCGGCCCGTGTGGAATCAACGGAAGGCGTATACGTGGTACCGGCGTTTGTTGGACTTGGCACGCCGTACTGGGATAGCGATGTGCGTGGGGCGATGTTTGGCCTAACGCGCGGTACAAGCAAAGAACACTTCATCCGTGCTGTGCTCGAATCACTTGCCTATCAGACAAAAGACGTGTTGATGGCCATGGAGGCAGACTCCGGTATTTCACTGAAGACGCTTCGGGTTGATGGTGGTGCCGTGAAAAATAATTTCCTTATGCAGTTCCAGAGCGATATGTTGAGTGTTCCGGTTGAACGCCCGGATGTAAATGAAACAACGGCGCTTGGGGCAGCGTATCTGGCGGGTCTTGCGGTCGGCTACTGGCAAGATACCGCAGAGATCTCTCGGCAGTGGAACCGTGAGCGCTGCTTTACGCCAGAGATGGCTGAAGCGACACGTGATCGTCTGTATGAAGGATGGAAAAAAGCCGTTCGTGCCGCGATGGCTTTTAAATAA
- the sufU gene encoding Fe-S cluster assembly sulfur transfer protein SufU, with protein sequence MAMSSLDDLYRRVIMDHYQKPRNKGEFGDEALTVNMNNPTCGDRIQLQMKVEDGKVTEARFTGEGCSISMSSASMMTEAITGMDVDRALKTAELFSRMMKGEATEDEIEEADLGDIEALQGVSKFPARIKCATLAWKAMEKGLRE encoded by the coding sequence TTGGCAATGTCTTCTCTTGATGATTTGTACCGCCGCGTCATTATGGACCACTATCAAAAACCGCGTAATAAAGGCGAGTTTGGTGACGAGGCTTTAACAGTCAATATGAATAACCCAACCTGCGGTGACCGTATTCAATTGCAGATGAAGGTAGAAGACGGCAAAGTGACGGAAGCACGCTTTACCGGAGAAGGATGCTCGATTAGCATGTCATCCGCATCGATGATGACGGAAGCCATCACAGGTATGGACGTGGATCGTGCGCTGAAAACAGCTGAACTTTTCTCGCGTATGATGAAGGGTGAGGCAACAGAGGACGAAATCGAGGAGGCCGACCTTGGCGATATTGAAGCGCTGCAGGGTGTAAGCAAGTTCCCGGCCCGGATTAAGTGTGCGACTCTGGCATGGAAGGCGATGGAAAAAGGATTGCGGGAGTAG
- a CDS encoding anti-sigma factor domain-containing protein, giving the protein MKKGIVLKRQDHYWIVMTPDGGFHRIPPDSREVIEGEEIEFALPQEQRVRTVRRPWRNVTYAAAACLLLLLSGIPLWNMLFTTAYAAVSIDINPSFELEVNKQYQVTDLHALNKEAEALAPSIEWKNRELTTVTSDIIQDARQSGFLKRNQDILIVPVGLDSAEASQEVLQKIEQHASILAKQGGEGVTVTLMESTKEARQQAQKEGMSVGKYALYDSVRHMDHPFSVDQIKKLSITEISSAIGGIDRVPNTKRYTNQPARKPDATPKPAAQPEVKSMKSTVTQQTRKEAKADTRKRHPVYSKKSDHTSATQESGPKTKVIPKAVTEETKHKAEAQAKRESGRTEEEKKYKSDYGQLQQRQNQDGQGVDEDERKRNDAYKKERENKQPNFSAPFQ; this is encoded by the coding sequence ATGAAGAAGGGCATCGTGCTCAAGCGGCAGGATCATTACTGGATTGTGATGACGCCGGACGGGGGATTTCATAGAATTCCTCCTGACAGCCGTGAAGTGATAGAAGGGGAAGAAATTGAATTTGCCCTGCCTCAGGAACAACGGGTTCGGACTGTGCGTCGCCCGTGGAGAAATGTAACATATGCAGCGGCGGCTTGCCTGCTACTTTTGTTATCCGGGATACCGCTTTGGAACATGTTGTTTACGACTGCATATGCCGCTGTTTCCATTGATATTAATCCGAGTTTTGAACTCGAGGTCAACAAACAGTATCAGGTGACGGATCTGCATGCGCTAAATAAGGAAGCAGAGGCACTTGCCCCTTCAATTGAGTGGAAGAACAGGGAACTGACCACTGTAACATCTGACATTATTCAAGATGCCCGGCAGAGTGGTTTCTTGAAGCGGAATCAAGATATTCTTATTGTGCCGGTGGGACTTGATAGTGCGGAAGCGTCTCAGGAAGTGCTTCAGAAGATTGAACAACACGCATCTATACTGGCCAAGCAGGGGGGCGAAGGTGTAACCGTTACTCTTATGGAGAGTACAAAGGAAGCCCGCCAGCAAGCGCAGAAGGAAGGAATGTCTGTTGGGAAATACGCGCTGTATGATTCCGTGCGCCACATGGACCATCCTTTTTCAGTTGACCAGATCAAGAAGTTGAGCATTACCGAGATTTCATCGGCGATTGGCGGGATAGACCGTGTGCCAAATACAAAGCGTTACACGAATCAGCCCGCACGCAAGCCAGATGCCACACCGAAACCAGCTGCACAACCGGAAGTGAAGAGTATGAAGTCGACTGTTACCCAGCAGACACGCAAGGAAGCAAAAGCGGATACAAGAAAGAGACATCCAGTATATTCCAAAAAGTCAGATCATACGTCTGCTACGCAAGAAAGCGGTCCGAAGACAAAAGTTATTCCGAAAGCTGTGACGGAAGAGACGAAGCATAAGGCGGAAGCGCAAGCGAAGAGAGAATCGGGGCGTACAGAGGAAGAGAAAAAGTACAAGTCAGATTACGGCCAGCTTCAGCAGAGACAGAATCAAGACGGGCAGGGTGTTGATGAAGACGAGAGGAAGCGTAATGACGCTTACAAAAAAGAGCGGGAGAACAAACAGCCCAATTTCTCAGCGCCGTTTCAATAA